In a genomic window of [Empedobacter] haloabium:
- a CDS encoding PEP-CTERM sorting domain-containing protein, which produces MPFVPSLSRTVIAAAVLALAANANAASFTIAGTSNTAQTLGPGAGQTGTIAAGGQLTVGGSTVAVTISGGNAVLGNLGTIDQTGSGRAVRDNKGTTGLVINNGATGLMRTADADVIQVGGNGSVTLHNHGSLLSLNATAGGAQAVDFSSMTGANMINNYFGAVMTAHEADAVRPGANGLLSNAGTIQSLTSAGASSDGIDGQANSGIRIVNAGSGLVSGGRHGITAEQADAGSAFTLHVTNDAGGTIRGTGGSGINVDGFNGRQVVTIVNAGAIFGNGVTGDGDGVDVDGLVDITNAGTIRSLNAFSAPGAGLAFSEGISAGGGRIVNTGMIEGLVNAGNGNAVGRGITLAGNDIASGPLAGTREGLYGNAMIVNQGLIRGQGGSAIVAVGAASGHTVTIDNRAGGRIVGGGLGSAAIQGGADGTYITNAGTIDGGAGGRAIALGGAVNMVTISGGSAVVVGDIDGGGNAGSALVIDAGAGNAFAYGGAVSGFGSVVLRSGVMTLVGANRIDASSALVLAGGTLDLSGAPEQTFARLSLTDSSTILLGSSALTFNGLSEVGEGAALAVIGSGGTFRFLGDYAGNAMFADLMRVTTVDHMAVTYSFDGLYTNVQAVPEPSALALLLGGFGVLGLFARRRARVV; this is translated from the coding sequence ATGCCGTTCGTCCCATCCCTGTCCCGAACCGTCATCGCCGCCGCCGTGTTGGCGCTTGCCGCCAACGCCAATGCCGCGTCGTTCACGATCGCCGGTACGTCGAACACCGCGCAAACGCTCGGTCCTGGCGCCGGCCAGACCGGCACGATCGCCGCCGGCGGCCAGCTGACGGTGGGCGGCTCCACCGTCGCCGTGACGATTTCGGGTGGTAACGCGGTGCTGGGCAACCTGGGCACGATCGACCAGACCGGCTCGGGCCGCGCGGTGCGCGACAACAAGGGCACGACGGGCCTGGTCATCAACAACGGCGCGACGGGCCTGATGCGCACGGCCGACGCGGACGTGATCCAGGTCGGCGGCAACGGCAGCGTCACCTTGCACAACCACGGTTCGCTGTTGTCGCTGAACGCGACGGCCGGCGGCGCGCAGGCGGTCGATTTCTCGTCCATGACGGGTGCGAACATGATCAACAATTACTTCGGTGCCGTGATGACGGCGCACGAGGCGGATGCCGTGCGGCCTGGCGCCAACGGCCTGTTGTCGAACGCGGGCACGATCCAGTCGCTCACAAGCGCCGGCGCCAGCAGTGACGGCATCGACGGCCAGGCCAACTCCGGCATCCGCATCGTGAATGCGGGGTCCGGCCTGGTATCCGGCGGCCGGCACGGCATCACGGCGGAGCAGGCCGACGCCGGCAGCGCGTTCACGCTGCACGTGACGAACGACGCGGGCGGCACCATCCGCGGCACCGGCGGCTCCGGCATCAACGTCGATGGCTTCAATGGCCGCCAGGTCGTCACCATCGTCAATGCCGGTGCCATCTTCGGCAATGGCGTGACCGGTGACGGCGACGGCGTCGACGTGGACGGCCTGGTGGACATCACCAACGCCGGCACGATCCGCTCGTTGAATGCCTTCAGCGCACCGGGTGCCGGTCTCGCGTTCAGCGAGGGCATCTCGGCCGGCGGCGGCCGCATCGTCAACACAGGCATGATCGAGGGCCTGGTCAACGCGGGCAATGGCAACGCGGTCGGGCGGGGCATCACGCTGGCGGGCAACGACATCGCCAGCGGACCGCTGGCCGGCACGCGCGAGGGCTTGTACGGCAACGCCATGATCGTCAACCAGGGCCTGATTCGCGGGCAGGGCGGCAGCGCCATCGTCGCGGTGGGCGCCGCCAGCGGTCACACGGTCACGATCGACAATCGTGCGGGTGGCCGGATCGTTGGCGGTGGCTTGGGCTCGGCCGCGATCCAGGGCGGTGCGGACGGCACGTACATTACCAACGCCGGCACGATCGACGGCGGGGCTGGTGGGCGGGCGATCGCGTTGGGTGGCGCGGTCAACATGGTGACGATCAGCGGCGGCAGCGCTGTCGTGGTCGGCGATATCGATGGTGGCGGCAATGCGGGCAGTGCTCTTGTCATCGACGCCGGTGCCGGTAATGCGTTCGCGTACGGTGGCGCGGTTTCCGGTTTCGGCAGCGTCGTGCTGCGCAGCGGCGTCATGACGCTGGTTGGCGCCAACCGTATCGACGCCAGCAGCGCGCTGGTGCTGGCGGGCGGCACGCTGGACCTGTCCGGCGCACCGGAGCAGACGTTCGCGCGGTTGTCGTTAACGGACAGCTCGACGATCCTGCTGGGTTCGTCGGCATTGACGTTCAATGGTTTGAGCGAAGTGGGTGAGGGCGCTGCGTTGGCGGTGATCGGTTCCGGCGGCACGTTCCGCTTCCTGGGCGACTACGCAGGGAACGCCATGTTTGCCGACCTGATGCGGGTAACGACGGTGGATCACATGGCGGTGACGTACAGCTTCGACGGTTTGTATACCAATGTGCAGGCGGTACCGGAGCCATCGGCGCTGGCGTTGCTGCTTGGCGGTTTCGGCGTGCTGGGCCTGTTCGCACGGCGGCGGGCCCGGGTGGTGTAA
- the acs gene encoding acetate--CoA ligase, with amino-acid sequence MSATAAQQGIEQQGPAESRVFAPPAPFAAKAAVAGMEAYQALCDEAARDYEGFWARLAREHVEWQTPFTRTLNESEAPFYKWFEDGKLNASYNCLDRNLANGNADKTAVIFEADDGAVTRVTYKELHEKVCKFANGLKSLGIKKGDRVVIYMSMSVEGVAAMQACARIGATHSVVFGGFSAKSLQERIIDAGAVAVITADEQLRGGKQLPLKAIVDEALGMGGCDTIKNVVVYKRTGGNVNFVPGRDLWLSELVDGQSADCEPEWVEAEHPLFILYTSGSTGTPKGVQHSTGGYLLWAALTMKWTFDIKPDDVYWCTADIGWVTGHTYIAYGPTAVGATQLIFEGVPTFPHAGRFWENIAKHKVSIFYTAPTAIRSLIKASDGDEKVHPKNFDLSSLRLLGTVGEPINPEAWMWYYRNVGQEKCPIVDTFWQTETGGHMITPLPGATPMVPGSCTLPLPGIMAAIVDEAGADVPNGQGGILVVKRPWPSMIRTIWNNPERFRTSYFPEELGGKYYLAGDGAIRNKDTGYFTITGRIDDVLNVSGHRMGTMEIESALVANPLVAEAAVVGKPDDTTGESICAFVVLKQARPTGEDAKKLATELRNWVGKEIGPIAKPKEIRFGDNLPKTRSGKIMRRLLRVLAKGETITQDVSTLENPAILEQLKETA; translated from the coding sequence ATGAGCGCTACCGCAGCACAGCAGGGTATCGAACAACAAGGTCCGGCCGAATCGCGCGTGTTCGCGCCACCGGCACCGTTCGCGGCCAAGGCCGCCGTTGCCGGCATGGAGGCCTACCAGGCCCTGTGCGACGAGGCCGCGCGCGACTACGAAGGCTTTTGGGCGCGCCTGGCGCGCGAACACGTCGAATGGCAGACGCCGTTCACCCGCACGCTGAACGAAAGCGAAGCGCCGTTCTACAAATGGTTCGAAGACGGCAAGCTGAACGCGTCGTACAACTGCCTGGACCGCAACCTCGCCAACGGCAACGCCGACAAGACCGCCGTCATCTTCGAAGCCGACGACGGCGCCGTCACCCGCGTGACGTATAAGGAGCTGCACGAGAAGGTGTGCAAGTTCGCCAACGGCCTGAAGTCGCTCGGCATCAAGAAGGGCGACCGCGTCGTCATCTACATGTCGATGTCGGTCGAGGGCGTCGCCGCCATGCAGGCCTGCGCGCGCATCGGCGCCACCCACTCCGTCGTGTTCGGCGGCTTCTCGGCCAAGAGCCTGCAGGAGCGCATCATCGACGCGGGTGCGGTGGCCGTCATCACGGCCGACGAGCAGCTACGCGGCGGCAAGCAGCTGCCGTTGAAGGCCATCGTCGACGAGGCGCTGGGCATGGGCGGCTGCGATACCATCAAAAACGTCGTCGTCTACAAGCGCACCGGCGGCAACGTCAACTTCGTGCCGGGGCGCGACCTGTGGCTGTCCGAGCTCGTTGACGGCCAGAGCGCGGACTGCGAGCCGGAGTGGGTGGAGGCCGAGCATCCGCTGTTCATCCTGTACACGTCCGGCTCGACCGGCACGCCGAAGGGCGTGCAGCACTCCACCGGCGGCTACCTGCTGTGGGCCGCGCTGACGATGAAGTGGACCTTCGACATCAAGCCGGACGACGTCTACTGGTGCACCGCCGATATCGGCTGGGTCACGGGCCACACCTACATCGCCTACGGCCCGACGGCGGTCGGCGCCACCCAGCTGATCTTCGAAGGCGTGCCGACTTTCCCGCATGCCGGCCGCTTCTGGGAAAACATCGCCAAGCACAAGGTCTCGATCTTCTACACGGCGCCCACCGCGATCCGCTCGCTGATCAAGGCCTCGGATGGAGACGAGAAGGTCCATCCGAAGAACTTCGACCTGTCGTCGCTGCGCCTGTTGGGCACCGTGGGCGAGCCGATCAATCCGGAAGCCTGGATGTGGTACTACCGGAACGTGGGCCAGGAAAAATGCCCGATCGTCGATACGTTCTGGCAGACCGAGACGGGCGGCCACATGATCACGCCGCTGCCGGGCGCGACGCCGATGGTGCCGGGCTCCTGCACCCTGCCGCTGCCGGGCATCATGGCGGCGATCGTCGACGAGGCCGGCGCGGACGTGCCGAACGGCCAGGGCGGCATCCTGGTCGTCAAGCGCCCATGGCCGTCGATGATTCGCACGATCTGGAACAACCCGGAGCGCTTCCGCACGAGCTACTTCCCCGAGGAGCTGGGCGGTAAATACTACCTGGCGGGCGACGGCGCGATCCGCAACAAGGACACCGGCTACTTCACGATCACGGGCCGCATCGACGACGTGCTGAACGTCTCGGGCCACCGCATGGGCACGATGGAGATCGAGTCGGCACTGGTGGCGAACCCGCTGGTGGCGGAGGCGGCGGTGGTCGGCAAGCCGGATGACACGACGGGCGAATCGATCTGCGCCTTCGTCGTCCTGAAGCAAGCCCGCCCGACCGGCGAGGACGCGAAGAAGCTGGCGACGGAGCTGCGCAACTGGGTCGGCAAGGAGATCGGTCCGATCGCCAAGCCGAAGGAGATCCGCTTCGGCGACAACCTGCCCAAGACGCGCTCGGGCAAGATCATGCGCCGCCTGCTGCGCGTGCTGGCCAAGGGCGAAACCATCACGCAGGACGTCTCGACGCTGGAGAATCCGGCCATCCTGGAGCAGCTGAAGGAAACCGCGTAA
- a CDS encoding trypsin-like peptidase domain-containing protein, producing MITKQILGQPLLRSSVLAICVGLSGQAFAGTPDVYTQYQETGNSNTPRAIGKLFSNSGTCSASVISGNNIIVTAAHCCYNRSTNNWVYGWSFAPAYNSGSAPYGMFPWTSARVPVSWINNGDTASDICLITLGNNTAGRPVTYYTGWLGRSWDWGTVQNHHALGYPGNIGSGQTLQACTSESFGASSACGGAAILNMGCNMTYGSSGGPWIRQYRRGNYVNSVVHGYQSAACTGTFGQTFNGPRFTSSNIVPLCTAQGC from the coding sequence ATGATCACGAAACAAATCCTCGGTCAGCCGCTGCTGCGTTCCAGCGTCCTCGCCATCTGTGTCGGCCTGTCGGGCCAGGCCTTTGCCGGCACGCCGGACGTCTATACGCAATACCAGGAAACCGGCAATTCGAATACGCCGCGCGCCATCGGCAAACTGTTCAGCAACAGCGGCACCTGCTCCGCCTCGGTCATCAGTGGCAACAACATCATCGTCACAGCGGCCCACTGCTGCTACAACCGCTCGACCAACAACTGGGTCTACGGCTGGTCGTTCGCTCCGGCGTACAACAGCGGCAGCGCGCCCTACGGCATGTTCCCCTGGACCTCCGCGCGGGTGCCGGTGAGCTGGATCAACAACGGCGACACCGCATCCGACATCTGCCTGATCACGCTGGGCAACAACACGGCGGGCCGCCCCGTGACCTACTACACCGGCTGGCTAGGCCGTTCGTGGGACTGGGGCACGGTCCAGAACCACCATGCGCTGGGCTATCCTGGCAACATCGGCAGCGGCCAAACCCTGCAGGCCTGCACGTCCGAAAGTTTCGGGGCCAGCTCTGCCTGCGGCGGCGCCGCCATCCTGAACATGGGTTGCAACATGACCTACGGCTCCAGCGGCGGCCCATGGATCCGCCAATACCGCCGCGGCAACTACGTCAACTCCGTGGTGCACGGCTACCAGAGCGCCGCCTGCACGGGCACGTTCGGCCAGACGTTCAACGGACCGCGCTTCACCAGCAGCAATATCGTGCCGCTTTGCACGGCGCAGGGTTGCTGA
- a CDS encoding YqhA family protein codes for MTDPKQPHRLRPLPAFIFMSRWLQLPLYIGLILAQCVYVFHFWVELKDLIGAALGNEAALQHILQAVAVPGAAMPTKLNETTIMLVVLGLIDVVMISNLLIMVIVGGYETFVSRMDLEGHPDQPEWLSHVNASVLKTKLATAIIGISSIHLLKTFINAQVYDGRTLLAQTGIHVAFLVSAMAIAYTDRLTTLTHQATKQH; via the coding sequence ATGACCGACCCGAAGCAGCCGCACCGCCTCAGGCCCCTGCCCGCCTTCATTTTCATGTCGCGCTGGCTGCAGCTGCCGCTGTACATTGGCCTGATCCTGGCGCAGTGCGTCTACGTGTTCCACTTCTGGGTCGAGCTGAAGGACCTGATCGGCGCCGCGCTGGGCAACGAGGCCGCGCTGCAGCACATCTTGCAGGCAGTCGCGGTGCCTGGGGCGGCGATGCCAACCAAGCTGAATGAAACCACCATCATGCTGGTGGTGCTGGGCCTGATCGACGTCGTCATGATCTCGAACCTGTTGATCATGGTGATCGTGGGCGGCTACGAGACCTTCGTCTCGCGCATGGACCTGGAAGGCCACCCGGACCAGCCGGAATGGCTGTCGCACGTGAACGCCTCCGTGCTGAAGACGAAGCTGGCCACGGCCATCATCGGCATCTCGTCGATCCACCTGCTGAAGACCTTCATCAACGCCCAGGTGTATGACGGCCGTACCCTGCTCGCGCAGACCGGCATCCATGTTGCTTTCCTCGTATCGGCCATGGCGATCGCCTACACCGACCGACTGACCACCCTGACGCACCAAGCAACCAAGCAGCATTAA
- a CDS encoding 3-oxoacyl-ACP reductase encodes MPDLLRKLHHHPATGWLARAAGLPDPVELSRAAGPTGAQPLTGRRTAIRAAEGGYAADVLTACAVGAGGVIDPQASAIDILIFDATGCRAPADYAALYDTFHAAASRIAVNGRVLLVAAPPDATPDPVAAAAARGIEGFGRSLGKELGKTGIAVNLAYVAADALDRLDGPVRFFCGARSTYVSGQAVRLSTTAIGGDTASAGLSGKVAVVTGSARGIGLAAAQRLVEEGATVVCVDVPAASQALHDSCRAIGATALVLDIAAADAPVRLTQCLRERGGADIVVHNAGITRDRTLARMARQDWELVVDVNFRAIVAIDEALLAGQVLRDGGRVICLSSISGVSGNFGQSNYAASKAALIGYVAARGAQLGPRGITVNAVAPGFIETPMTQRMPFVPRELGRRLNSLKQGGQPRDVAELIAFLATPGSVGITGNTIRVCGQALIGA; translated from the coding sequence ATGCCAGACCTGTTAAGGAAGTTACACCACCATCCGGCTACCGGCTGGCTCGCCAGAGCCGCCGGCTTGCCCGACCCTGTGGAGCTGTCGCGTGCGGCTGGGCCGACCGGTGCCCAGCCCCTGACCGGCAGGCGTACTGCGATTCGCGCCGCCGAAGGCGGGTACGCCGCAGATGTTCTTACCGCTTGCGCCGTCGGCGCCGGCGGCGTCATCGATCCGCAAGCGTCGGCCATCGACATCCTCATCTTCGACGCGACGGGCTGCCGCGCCCCCGCCGACTATGCCGCGCTGTACGACACCTTCCACGCGGCGGCATCCCGCATCGCCGTGAACGGCCGCGTGCTGCTGGTTGCGGCGCCGCCGGACGCGACGCCGGACCCCGTCGCGGCTGCGGCGGCGCGCGGCATCGAAGGATTCGGCCGCTCGCTGGGCAAGGAGCTGGGCAAGACGGGCATCGCCGTCAACCTTGCCTATGTGGCAGCGGATGCGCTCGACCGCCTCGATGGCCCGGTGCGCTTCTTCTGCGGCGCGCGCAGCACCTACGTTTCCGGACAAGCAGTCCGGCTGTCGACGACGGCAATCGGTGGAGATACCGCTAGCGCCGGCCTGAGCGGCAAGGTCGCCGTTGTCACCGGCAGCGCGCGCGGCATCGGCCTGGCCGCCGCCCAGCGCCTGGTGGAAGAGGGCGCCACCGTTGTCTGCGTGGATGTGCCGGCCGCGTCGCAGGCGCTGCACGACAGCTGCCGGGCCATCGGCGCCACCGCGCTGGTGCTCGATATCGCCGCGGCCGATGCGCCGGTGCGCCTCACGCAATGCCTGCGCGAGCGCGGCGGCGCCGACATCGTCGTCCATAACGCCGGCATCACGCGCGATCGCACGCTGGCCCGGATGGCCCGGCAGGACTGGGAGCTGGTCGTCGACGTCAACTTCCGGGCCATTGTCGCCATCGACGAAGCCTTGCTGGCCGGGCAAGTGTTGCGCGACGGCGGCCGGGTGATCTGCCTGTCCTCCATCAGTGGCGTGTCCGGCAACTTCGGCCAGAGCAATTATGCGGCCAGCAAGGCGGCGCTGATCGGCTACGTGGCGGCGCGCGGTGCCCAGCTGGGGCCGCGCGGCATTACCGTCAACGCGGTCGCGCCGGGCTTTATCGAAACGCCGATGACGCAGCGGATGCCGTTCGTGCCGCGCGAGCTGGGCCGTCGCCTGAACTCGCTGAAGCAGGGCGGCCAGCCGCGCGACGTGGCCGAGTTGATCGCGTTCCTGGCCACGCCCGGCAGCGTGGGCATCACGGGCAACACGATCCGGGTGTGTGGCCAGGCGCTGATCGGCGCCTAA